A genome region from Alicyclobacillus acidocaldarius subsp. acidocaldarius DSM 446 includes the following:
- a CDS encoding phytoene/squalene synthase family protein yields MNLALAYEYCARRTREAGSSFYYGMRMLPPAKRRAMYAIYAWSRLCDDAVDDHTGADAASHLATAERIYQAAYADDYLASSHPVVLALGDAVRRYGIPQEPFAHLIRGMRVDMAPVRLKSQADLDAYCDDVAGTVGLMCVHIFGFRDPRALDLARDMGRALQITNILRDLAEDLARDRVYLPEEEMERFGYSLADLAERRMTPAFFALMRAQAERAKAYYARAAELFSLVEPDSLRCLSMLYVMYRRLLDKIEARGFRVFDERISLSGSQKLRLVWGVLWNKRAIGSSS; encoded by the coding sequence ATGAATTTGGCTTTGGCCTACGAATACTGCGCACGGCGCACGCGCGAAGCCGGCAGCTCGTTTTACTACGGCATGCGCATGCTGCCGCCCGCCAAGCGCCGCGCCATGTACGCCATCTACGCGTGGAGCCGGCTCTGCGACGACGCCGTGGACGATCACACCGGCGCCGACGCCGCCTCGCACCTCGCGACCGCCGAGCGCATCTACCAGGCCGCCTACGCCGACGACTACCTTGCGTCGTCCCATCCCGTCGTCCTGGCGCTCGGAGACGCCGTGCGGCGCTACGGCATCCCGCAGGAGCCATTCGCCCATCTCATCCGCGGCATGCGGGTCGACATGGCGCCCGTGCGCCTCAAGTCGCAGGCCGATCTCGATGCCTACTGCGACGATGTGGCCGGCACCGTCGGACTCATGTGCGTGCACATCTTCGGCTTTCGCGATCCGCGCGCGCTCGACCTCGCGCGGGACATGGGCCGCGCGCTTCAGATCACCAACATCCTGCGCGATCTCGCCGAAGACCTCGCGCGCGACCGGGTCTATCTGCCGGAAGAGGAAATGGAGCGGTTCGGCTACTCCTTGGCCGATCTCGCCGAACGGCGCATGACGCCCGCCTTTTTCGCCCTTATGCGGGCGCAGGCCGAGCGCGCGAAGGCGTACTACGCGCGCGCCGCGGAGCTGTTTTCGCTTGTGGAACCCGACAGTCTCCGCTGCCTGAGCATGCTGTACGTCATGTACCGGCGCCTCTTGGACAAGATTGAGGCCCGCGGTTTTCGGGTCTTTGATGAGCGCATCTCGCTCAGCGGATCGCAGAAATTGAGGCTGGTGTGGGGGGTCCTATGGAACAAGCGCGCGATCGGATCATCGTCGTAG
- the hpnC gene encoding squalene synthase HpnC has translation MGSVPVELRGDFEVCRRLTRSHYENFSVVSLFVPRHLRPHFYSVYAFCRGVDDLGDEFAGDRMAALDAYEEELRRAFAGEATTPAFRALQFTIATCNLPMEPFLRLIEANRRDQRKHTYDTWEDLRDYCRYSADPVGRLVLGIFGCLDDERARLSDATCTALQVANHMQDIDRDLALGRIYVPRADLEQFGATLDDIRARRATDGVRRCIALEVDRAQALFDEGRRLESLVPPRLARQLKLYRLGGEAILAAIRRQGYNPFAGRPVVSGKQKLRIALSVLAGGAKGEGGSA, from the coding sequence ATGGGATCTGTGCCAGTCGAACTCCGGGGCGATTTCGAGGTCTGCCGCCGACTCACGCGGAGCCACTACGAGAACTTCTCGGTGGTGTCGCTGTTCGTGCCGCGCCATCTTCGTCCGCACTTTTATTCGGTTTATGCTTTTTGTCGCGGCGTGGACGATCTCGGCGACGAATTCGCGGGAGACCGCATGGCCGCCCTCGACGCCTACGAGGAGGAACTGCGGCGCGCGTTCGCGGGCGAGGCCACCACGCCCGCCTTCCGCGCCCTTCAGTTCACCATCGCCACCTGTAACCTGCCCATGGAGCCGTTTCTCCGGCTCATCGAGGCCAATCGGCGCGATCAGCGCAAGCACACGTACGACACCTGGGAGGACCTTCGCGACTACTGCCGCTATTCGGCCGATCCCGTCGGTCGGCTCGTGCTCGGCATCTTCGGCTGCCTGGACGACGAGCGCGCGCGCCTGTCCGACGCCACGTGCACGGCGCTGCAGGTGGCCAATCACATGCAGGACATCGACCGCGATCTCGCCCTCGGCCGCATCTACGTCCCGCGCGCGGATCTCGAGCAGTTCGGCGCGACGCTGGACGACATTCGCGCCCGGCGAGCGACGGACGGCGTGCGCCGGTGCATCGCGCTCGAGGTGGATCGCGCCCAGGCGCTGTTTGACGAGGGCCGCAGGCTCGAATCCCTCGTGCCGCCGCGCCTGGCTCGGCAGCTGAAGCTCTACCGCCTCGGCGGCGAAGCGATTCTCGCGGCCATTCGCCGCCAGGGCTACAACCCGTTTGCCGGCAGACCCGTGGTCTCGGGCAAGCAAAAGCTCCGCATCGCGCTCTCGGTGCTCGCCGGCGGCGCGAAAGGCGAAGGAGGGTCGGCATGA
- the shc gene encoding squalene--hopene cyclase, with translation MAEQLVEAPAYARTLDRAVEYLLSCQKDEGYWWGPLLSNVTMEAEYVLLCHILDRVDRDRMEKIRRYLLHEQREDGTWALYPGGPPDLDTTIEAYVALKYIGMSRDEEPMQKALRFIQSQGGIESSRVFTRMWLALVGEYPWEKVPMVPPEIMFLGKRMPLNIYEFGSWARATVVALSIVMSRQPVFPLPERARVPELYETDVPPRRRGAKGGGGWIFDALDRALHGYQKLSVHPFRRAAEIRALDWLLERQAGDGSWGGIQPPWFYALIALKILDMTQHPAFIKGWEGLELYGVELDYGGWMFQASISPVWDTGLAVLALRAAGLPADHDRLVKAGEWLLDRQITVPGDWAVKRPNLKPGGFAFQFDNVYYPDVDDTAVVVWALNTLRLPDERRRRDAMTKGFRWIVGMQSSNGGWGAYDVDNTSDLPNHIPFCDFGEVTDPPSEDVTAHVLECFGSFGYDDAWKVIRRAVEYLKREQKPDGSWFGRWGVNYLYGTGAVVSALKAVGIDTREPYIQKALDWVEQHQNPDGGWGEDCRSYEDPAYAGKGASTPSQTAWALMALIAGGRAESEAARRGVQYLVETQRPDGGWDEPYYTGTGFPGDFYLGYTMYRHVFPTLALGRYKQAIERR, from the coding sequence ATGGCTGAGCAGTTGGTGGAAGCGCCGGCCTACGCGCGGACGCTGGATCGCGCGGTGGAGTATCTCCTCTCCTGCCAAAAGGACGAAGGCTACTGGTGGGGGCCGCTTCTGAGCAACGTCACGATGGAAGCGGAGTACGTCCTCTTGTGCCACATTCTCGATCGCGTCGATCGGGATCGCATGGAGAAGATCCGGCGGTACCTGTTGCACGAGCAGCGCGAGGACGGCACGTGGGCCCTGTACCCGGGTGGGCCGCCGGACCTCGACACGACCATCGAGGCGTACGTCGCGCTCAAGTATATCGGCATGTCGCGCGACGAGGAGCCGATGCAGAAGGCGCTCCGGTTCATTCAGAGCCAGGGCGGGATCGAGTCGTCGCGCGTGTTCACGCGGATGTGGCTGGCGCTGGTGGGAGAATATCCGTGGGAGAAGGTGCCCATGGTCCCGCCGGAGATCATGTTCCTCGGCAAGCGCATGCCGCTCAACATCTACGAGTTTGGCTCGTGGGCTCGGGCGACCGTCGTGGCGCTCTCGATTGTGATGAGCCGCCAGCCGGTGTTCCCGCTGCCCGAGCGGGCGCGCGTGCCCGAGCTGTACGAGACCGACGTGCCTCCGCGCCGGCGCGGCGCCAAGGGAGGGGGTGGGTGGATCTTCGACGCGCTCGACCGGGCGCTGCACGGGTATCAGAAGCTGTCGGTGCACCCGTTCCGCCGCGCGGCCGAGATCCGCGCCTTGGACTGGTTGCTCGAGCGCCAGGCCGGAGACGGCAGCTGGGGCGGGATTCAGCCGCCTTGGTTTTACGCGCTCATCGCGCTCAAGATTCTCGACATGACGCAGCATCCGGCGTTCATCAAGGGCTGGGAAGGTCTAGAGCTGTACGGCGTGGAGCTGGATTACGGAGGATGGATGTTTCAGGCTTCCATCTCGCCGGTGTGGGACACGGGCCTCGCCGTGCTCGCGCTGCGCGCTGCGGGGCTTCCGGCCGATCACGACCGCTTGGTCAAGGCGGGCGAGTGGCTGTTGGACCGGCAGATCACGGTTCCGGGCGACTGGGCGGTGAAGCGCCCGAACCTCAAGCCGGGCGGGTTCGCGTTCCAGTTCGACAACGTGTACTACCCGGACGTGGACGACACGGCCGTCGTGGTGTGGGCGCTCAACACCCTGCGCTTGCCGGACGAGCGCCGCAGGCGGGACGCCATGACGAAGGGATTCCGCTGGATTGTCGGCATGCAGAGCTCGAACGGCGGTTGGGGCGCCTACGACGTCGACAACACGAGCGATCTCCCGAACCACATCCCGTTCTGCGACTTCGGCGAAGTGACCGATCCGCCGTCAGAGGACGTCACCGCCCACGTGCTCGAGTGTTTCGGCAGCTTCGGGTACGATGACGCCTGGAAGGTCATCCGGCGCGCGGTGGAATATCTCAAGCGGGAGCAGAAGCCGGACGGCAGCTGGTTCGGTCGTTGGGGCGTCAATTACCTCTACGGCACGGGCGCGGTGGTGTCGGCGCTGAAGGCGGTCGGGATCGACACGCGCGAGCCGTACATTCAAAAGGCGCTCGACTGGGTCGAGCAGCATCAGAACCCGGACGGCGGCTGGGGCGAGGACTGCCGCTCGTACGAGGATCCGGCGTACGCGGGTAAGGGCGCGAGCACCCCGTCGCAGACGGCCTGGGCGCTGATGGCGCTCATCGCGGGCGGCAGGGCGGAGTCCGAGGCCGCGCGCCGCGGCGTGCAATACCTCGTGGAGACGCAGCGCCCGGACGGCGGCTGGGATGAGCCGTACTACACCGGCACGGGCTTCCCAGGGGATTTCTACCTCGGCTACACCATGTACCGCCACGTGTTTCCGACGCTCGCGCTCGGCCGCTACAAGCAAGCCATCGAGCGCAGGTGA
- the hpnA gene encoding hopanoid-associated sugar epimerase: MLAFVTGGSGFVGYHVARVLVEHGHRVRALVRHPGRAPHLKALGVEMIQGDLATGDGLRAGIDGCDAVFHVAAHYSLDPHDDALMYAANVEGTRRVLQAVREAGGPRLVYTSSTAAVKLRHDGQPATEADGFNDPDRVVSTYKRTKVLAERLVMQAAAEGMDVVIVNPSTPVGPYDVKPTPTGRIVLDTMLGRMPGYVETGLNLVAVEDVAIGHLLAYERGRAGERYILGNRNMHFGELVRLIAELAGQKPPRLRIPFFAAMAYAVIDERVLAPLMKRPARAPVAGVRLAREPMYFDASKAVRELGLPQSPVEDALLRAIEWFRSAKMA; the protein is encoded by the coding sequence ATGCTGGCGTTCGTGACCGGAGGATCCGGCTTTGTGGGCTATCACGTCGCCCGGGTGCTGGTCGAGCACGGCCACCGCGTGCGCGCGTTGGTGCGCCATCCCGGCCGCGCCCCACATCTCAAGGCGCTCGGCGTGGAGATGATTCAAGGCGATCTCGCCACCGGAGACGGTTTGCGCGCCGGGATCGACGGCTGCGACGCCGTGTTTCACGTGGCGGCGCACTACTCGCTCGATCCGCACGACGACGCGCTGATGTACGCGGCCAACGTGGAGGGGACGCGCCGCGTGCTTCAGGCGGTCCGCGAGGCCGGCGGCCCGCGGCTCGTCTACACGAGTTCCACCGCGGCGGTCAAGCTGAGACATGACGGCCAGCCTGCGACCGAGGCGGACGGCTTCAACGATCCCGACCGCGTCGTGAGCACGTACAAGCGGACCAAGGTGCTCGCCGAGCGCCTGGTGATGCAGGCGGCCGCCGAGGGCATGGACGTGGTCATCGTCAATCCGTCCACGCCGGTCGGCCCGTACGACGTGAAGCCGACGCCGACGGGCCGCATTGTGCTCGACACGATGTTGGGCAGGATGCCCGGGTACGTGGAGACGGGGCTGAACCTCGTGGCGGTGGAGGACGTGGCCATCGGCCACCTGCTCGCGTACGAGCGGGGGCGCGCGGGCGAGCGGTACATTCTCGGCAACCGGAACATGCACTTCGGGGAGTTGGTCCGGCTCATCGCGGAGCTCGCCGGACAGAAACCTCCGCGGCTCAGGATCCCCTTTTTCGCGGCCATGGCGTACGCCGTGATCGACGAGCGGGTTCTGGCGCCGCTCATGAAGCGGCCGGCGCGGGCGCCGGTGGCCGGCGTGCGGCTTGCGAGGGAGCCGATGTACTTCGACGCGTCCAAGGCGGTGCGGGAGCTCGGGCTTCCGCAGTCGCCGGTGGAGGATGCGCTGCTTCGCGCCATCGAATGGTTTCGGAGCGCCAAGATGGCGTGA
- a CDS encoding phosphorylase family protein: MVLRLVTTLVVTALGFERAAFHHLAHRPGWRVASTGVGPARAADGLARLIRADRPALVVGAGVCGALEPALRLGDLVLPAEAVAPEGARESLALDERLCQLARRFAEAHGGSAQIGGRIVSVERIASTPTDKRELARRFEALAVDQETFAWARVAREAGIPFVAVRVVLDEAGEPLASWRPSTWRSALRLPARALRARRTLRAFGREWPCWRS; encoded by the coding sequence GTGGTTCTTCGCCTCGTGACGACGCTCGTCGTCACCGCGCTCGGGTTTGAGCGCGCGGCGTTCCATCATCTGGCGCACCGCCCCGGGTGGCGCGTCGCTTCGACGGGCGTGGGGCCTGCGCGCGCGGCGGATGGGCTCGCGCGGCTCATTCGGGCGGACCGGCCCGCGCTCGTCGTCGGCGCCGGGGTGTGCGGCGCGCTTGAACCTGCGCTTCGCCTTGGCGATCTCGTCCTGCCGGCGGAGGCGGTGGCGCCGGAGGGCGCGCGCGAGTCGCTCGCGCTCGACGAGCGGCTGTGCCAACTCGCCCGCCGCTTCGCCGAGGCTCACGGCGGATCGGCGCAAATCGGCGGTCGCATCGTGTCGGTCGAGCGCATCGCCTCGACGCCGACGGACAAGCGCGAACTGGCCCGCCGGTTCGAGGCGTTGGCGGTCGATCAAGAGACGTTCGCGTGGGCGCGTGTGGCCCGCGAGGCGGGCATTCCGTTTGTCGCCGTCCGCGTGGTGCTGGACGAGGCCGGCGAACCCCTCGCCTCCTGGCGGCCGTCCACGTGGCGAAGCGCCCTGCGTTTGCCTGCGCGCGCACTTCGGGCGCGCCGCACGCTTCGCGCTTTCGGGAGGGAATGGCCATGCTGGCGTTCGTGA
- the hpnH gene encoding adenosyl-hopene transferase HpnH encodes MARQSFSATVDMVKYLAKNRIKGIKRYPMVLMLEPTELCNLTCTGCGKIRQSPDVLKMRMTAEDCFKAIDECGAPAVSIAGGEPLVHPEIVEIVNGMLERRKLVMLCTNGILLHRVLDKLKPHPNFTFVFHLDGKREHHDKMVERKGVFDIVMKGIKAAKERGFRVATNTTLYKGASAEDTAELLLELMDMGVDNCIVSPAFTYEEVDPSHSDIFLHRKEVHQLVRDIMARCGDRICFYDTPIYFDFLQGKRELRCTPWAMPNRNPKGWKGPCYLLTDEHYETFQEMMEKTNWDEFGYGENPRCASCMMHSGYEMAALKALTPRDTWRLVRWFFAS; translated from the coding sequence ATGGCGCGACAGTCGTTCTCCGCAACGGTCGACATGGTGAAGTACCTGGCGAAAAACCGCATCAAGGGAATCAAGCGGTATCCGATGGTCCTCATGCTCGAGCCGACGGAGCTGTGCAACCTGACCTGCACGGGTTGCGGGAAGATCAGGCAGAGCCCGGACGTCCTCAAGATGCGCATGACTGCAGAGGACTGCTTTAAGGCCATTGACGAGTGCGGTGCGCCCGCCGTGTCCATCGCGGGCGGAGAGCCGCTTGTGCACCCCGAGATTGTCGAGATTGTCAATGGCATGCTGGAGCGGCGGAAGCTCGTGATGCTGTGCACCAACGGCATCCTGCTGCACCGGGTCCTCGACAAGCTGAAGCCTCACCCGAACTTCACCTTTGTGTTCCACCTCGACGGCAAGCGCGAGCACCACGACAAGATGGTGGAGCGCAAGGGCGTCTTCGACATCGTGATGAAGGGCATCAAGGCAGCGAAGGAGCGCGGATTCCGCGTCGCCACCAATACGACGCTGTACAAGGGCGCGAGCGCGGAGGATACGGCCGAACTGTTGCTGGAGCTCATGGACATGGGCGTGGACAATTGCATCGTGTCGCCGGCTTTCACGTATGAAGAGGTGGATCCGTCCCACAGCGACATCTTCCTGCACCGCAAGGAAGTGCACCAGCTCGTGCGGGACATCATGGCGCGCTGTGGCGATCGCATCTGCTTCTACGACACGCCCATCTACTTCGACTTCCTGCAGGGCAAGCGGGAACTGCGCTGCACGCCGTGGGCCATGCCGAACCGCAATCCGAAGGGCTGGAAAGGCCCCTGCTACCTGCTGACGGACGAACACTACGAGACGTTCCAGGAGATGATGGAGAAGACCAACTGGGACGAATTTGGCTACGGCGAGAATCCCCGGTGCGCGAGCTGCATGATGCACTCCGGCTACGAGATGGCGGCCCTCAAGGCTCTGACGCCGCGCGACACCTGGCGCCTGGTTCGGTGGTTCTTCGCCTCGTGA
- the fni gene encoding type 2 isopentenyl-diphosphate Delta-isomerase — protein MTLTRDVRQRRKVEHVHAVQALGDPTGVSNGFECVSLVPCSAPEVAWDDVSLATQLCGIRLESPIIINAMTGGADEVYDINRKLAQVARRFGLAMALGSASAGLASPEVAYTYRVVREIHQDGVVIANVGMGTRLERARQAVELVRADLLQVHFNAAQELFMAEGDRDFRGALEALAEVARGVGVPVVAKEVGQGISAEDAIRFADAGVRAIDVGGLGGTNFITVEAWRRGAEIDDFWHRWGLPTAASLCEVAAAVGGRADVIASGGIRTALDVAKAMALGASAVGIAGPLVQLVTQPNGEEQLNRFIEDLHFGLRALLVLTGCRNFSDLRGKPVVILGWLREWLEARGLKAWMDARGRAPLGA, from the coding sequence ATGACGTTGACGCGAGACGTCCGGCAGCGGCGCAAGGTCGAGCACGTGCATGCCGTTCAAGCGCTCGGCGATCCGACGGGCGTCTCGAACGGGTTCGAGTGCGTCTCGCTCGTGCCTTGCTCCGCGCCGGAGGTGGCTTGGGACGACGTGTCCCTGGCCACCCAGCTCTGCGGCATCCGCCTGGAATCGCCGATCATCATCAACGCGATGACGGGCGGTGCCGACGAAGTGTACGACATCAATCGCAAGCTCGCGCAGGTCGCGCGCCGCTTCGGCCTGGCCATGGCGCTCGGTTCCGCTTCGGCCGGCCTCGCCTCTCCCGAGGTGGCGTACACGTACCGCGTGGTGCGGGAGATCCATCAGGACGGCGTGGTCATTGCCAACGTGGGCATGGGCACGCGCCTGGAGCGCGCGCGGCAGGCCGTCGAGTTGGTGCGGGCGGATCTGCTTCAGGTCCACTTCAACGCCGCGCAGGAGCTGTTCATGGCGGAAGGGGATCGCGACTTTCGCGGCGCGCTCGAGGCGCTTGCGGAAGTCGCGCGCGGCGTGGGCGTCCCGGTGGTGGCCAAGGAGGTCGGGCAAGGGATTTCGGCCGAAGATGCCATCCGGTTTGCGGACGCCGGCGTGCGCGCCATCGACGTGGGCGGCCTCGGCGGGACGAATTTCATCACGGTCGAAGCCTGGCGGCGAGGCGCCGAGATCGACGATTTTTGGCATCGGTGGGGCCTGCCGACGGCCGCATCGCTGTGCGAAGTCGCGGCGGCGGTCGGGGGACGCGCCGACGTCATTGCGTCCGGAGGCATCCGCACGGCGCTCGACGTCGCGAAGGCCATGGCGCTCGGCGCGAGCGCGGTCGGCATCGCGGGGCCGCTCGTCCAACTGGTGACGCAGCCGAACGGGGAAGAGCAGCTAAATCGTTTTATTGAGGACCTTCACTTCGGGCTCCGAGCCCTGCTGGTGCTCACCGGGTGCCGCAATTTCTCCGATTTGCGCGGCAAGCCCGTCGTCATCCTGGGATGGCTCCGGGAATGGCTCGAGGCGCGGGGGCTGAAGGCGTGGATGGACGCGCGGGGGCGGGCTCCGCTCGGCGCGTGA